One genomic window of Danaus plexippus chromosome 23, MEX_DaPlex, whole genome shotgun sequence includes the following:
- the LOC116774822 gene encoding myrosinase 1-like, with product MKRFLVCCILLLMINDPVLSKRSIRKFPKGFKFGASTAAYQIEGGWNEDGKGISIWDVATHMETTPIRDGSNGNIAADSYHLYKRDVEILKELGVDFYRFSVSWTRILPQGFSNYINQAGINYYNNLINELIQNNIVPFLTIYHWDLPQELQKLGGWTNPYIIDVFADYAKILFDHFGDRVKFWITINEPKQICYEGYGSDLKAPLVNMTGIAEYMCAKNVLLAHAKVYRIYDEEYRKKQNGKIGISISCTWYEPASDTIDDHQAALDARQFDWGQYAHPIFSKEGDFPHELKHNVAAKSAEQGYSYSRLPELSASEVAFIRGTSDFFGMNTYTTKMAYRDASVDGMFPVPSYRDDMGSVLVKDPTWPQAQSSWLQEVPWGFHKLLKEVNKLYDNPPVYITENGWSSSGGLLDEDRIQFLRNYLNALLDALDEGCNIKAYTVWSLIDNFEWLNGYTEKFGLYEVEFSSPDRTRTPRKSAFIYKEIIRSRTLDPNFEPEKYVEERKDSQEKEKFDSDLY from the exons ATGAAGCGTTTTCTAGTTTGCTg CATTCTATTACTTATGATAAATGATCCCGTATTATCTAAGAGGTCTATACGCAAGTTCCCTAAGGGATTCAAGTTTGGAGCATCGACGGCTGCCTATCAGATCGAAGGAGGTTGGAATGAAGATG GCAAAGGTATTTCCATTTGGGACGTAGCTACACATATGGAAACTACACCCATCCGCGATGGAAGCAATGGTAATATCGCAGCAGATTCCtaccatttatataaaagggatgtagaaatattgaaagaaCTTGGTGTAGATTTCTATCGTTTTTCCGTATCATGGACCAGAATACTCCCCCAGGGTTTTTCCAATTACATCAATCAAgctggcatcaattattacaataatttaataaacgaattgatccaaaataatattgtacccTTCTTGACAATCTATCACTGGGATTTGCCCCAAGAGCTGCAGAAGTTGGGTGGTTGGACCAACCCTTATATTATTGACGTTTTTGCTGACTATGCCAAAATCCTTTTCGATCACTTCGGGGATAGGGTCAAATTTTGGATAACAATTAACGAACCGAAACAAATATGCTACGAAGGATATGGATCAGATTTGAAAGCTCCACTCGTTAATATGACTGGCATAGCAGAGTATATGTGCGCCAAGAATGTGTTGCTGGCTCATGCTAAAGTTTATCGCATATACGATGAGGAGTATAGGAAGAAGCAGAACGGTAAAATTGGAATATCTATCAGCTGTACGTGGTATGAACCAGCTTCTGATACAATCGATGATCACCAAGCTGCTTTAGACGCGAGACAATTCGAT TGGGGTCAATACGCTCATCCGATATTCTCAAAAGAAGGGGACTTTCCGCATGAACTTAAACACAACGTGGCAGCGAAGAGTGCGGAACAGGGATATTCATATTCACGTCTCCCAGAACTATCGGCTTCTGAAGTTGCATTTATTAGAGGCACGTCTGATTTCTTTGGAATGAACACTTATACAACGAAGATGGCTTATAGGGATGCGTCTGTTGATGGAATGTTCCCCGTGCCATCGTACAGAGATGACATGGGGTCCGTCCTCGTCAAGGATCCAACTTGGCCGCAGGCGCAGTCTTCGTGGTTACAG gAAGTTCCCTGGGGATTTCATAAATTACTCAAAGAGGTCAATAAATTGTACGACAATCCGCCGGTTTATATCACAGAAAACGGCTGGTCAAGTTCCGGTGGTCTACTTGATGAAGATCGGATACAATTCTTGAGAAATTATCTGAACGCATTACTAGACGCTTTAGACGAAGGGTGCAATATAAAAGCATATACAGTATGGAGTCTGATAGATAACTTTGAATGGTTAAACGGATACAC agaaAAATTTGGACTATACGAAGTAGAATTTTCGTCTCCAGATCGTACTAGAACACCCAGGAAATCAgcttttatatacaaagagATTATACGATCCAGAACTTTGGATCCGAATTTTGAACCTGAGAAATATGTAGAAGAAAGAAAAGATAGTcaagaaaaagaaaagtttgacagtgatttatattaa
- the LOC116774844 gene encoding ubiquitin-like domain-containing CTD phosphatase 1, which produces MCDINDNPIKLSVKWNGKEYEIPELSPSDSVAMLKIAIENATGVRPERQKLLNVKFQGKVATDNCTLSDLNLKPNLKIMMVGSLEEAIEGARTKPDVGDDVVNDLDIEEEEVDVENQEIYLAKINKRIRDYKINVLNEPRPGKKLLVLDIDYTLFDHRSVAETGYELMRPFLHEFLTSSYTHYDIVIWSATGMKWIEEKMRLLGVSTHQDYKIMFYLDYLAMITVHTTKYGTIDVKPLGVIWGKYPQYSSKNTIMFDDIRRNFIMNPKSGLKIRPFRQAHLNRDKDRELLHLTTYLRDIAQYCDDFDTLNHKKWEKYKPDRITQLAGSKRKAEDSVSKRKE; this is translated from the exons atgtgTGATATTAACGATAATCCAATTAAATTAAGTGTAAAATGGAATGGAAAGGAGTATGAAATACCAGAACTATCACCTTCGGATTCTGTGGCAATGTTAAAAATTGCCATCGAAAATGCTACTGGCGTGCGACCGGAAAGACAAAAACTTCTCAATGTAAAATTTCAGG GTAAAGTCGCGACCGATAATTGTACACTCTCCGATCTAAACCTCAAACCGAATCTGAAGATTATGATGGTAGGTTCTCTTGAAGAGGCAATAGAAGGTGCTAGAACCAAACCAGACGTCGGAGATGATGTTGTCAATGATCTTGACATAGAGGAAGAAGAAGTTGATGTTGAAAACCAAGAG ATTTACTtagctaaaataaataaacgaataagGGATTACAAGATAAATGTACTGAATGAACCGCGACCGGGCAAGAAACTATTAGTTCTAGATATAGATTACACACTTTTTGATCATAGATCTGTTGCTGAGACGG gtTACGAGTTAATGCGTCCCTTCCTGCATGAATTTCTAACGTCTTCATATACGCATTACGATATAGTCATCTGGTCGGCCACCGGTATGAAGTGGATTGAAGAGAAGATGAGATTGCTCGGAGTATCCACACACCAGGATTACAAGATTATGTTCTATTTGGACTATCTAGCTATGATTACGGTCCATACAACCAAGTATGGGACTAtagat GTCAAACCTCTGGGGGTTATTTGGGGTAAATATCCCCAGTACAGCTCCAAGAACACGATAATGTTTGATGACATCCGGAGGAATTTCATCATGAATCCTAAGAGCGGTCTCAAGATACGTCCGTTCAGGCAAGCCCATTTGAACCGGGACAAGGACAGGGAACTACTGCATCTAACTACATACTTAAGGGACATAGCGCAGTACTGCGACGATTTCGACACCCTGAACCACAAGAAGTGGGAGAAATACAAGCCGGACAGGATAACACAGCTGGCCGGCAGCAAGAGGAAGGCGGAGGACAGCGTGTCCAAGCGCAAGGAATGA